The Rhodococcus sp. ABRD24 genome contains the following window.
GACCTGGTATTCGCCGAAGCCGAGGAGTGTGTCGAGCCGGACATACTTGGCGCCGACGTAACTGACGCCCAGTACCGCGACGAGGATGAACGCCACCAACTGCCATTTGGCCAGACGCGAGACCATTACTCACCCACCCCCAGCTGCTTCAGAAACGCATCGAACGGATTGGAAGGAGCGTTCAACGGGGCGGACACCGCGGCGCCGGGAGCCGGCACCGGGTTCGGCACGATCGGCGGGATCGGCAGCAGCGAGACCGTGGGCCAGCCCGGCGTCGGACCGTTGCCGTTGTAGTACGGATTGTCCGGGTTCACGGGAACCGGCGGGCCGTACTTCGGCGGGTAATAAACCGGATCGCCCTGACCGACGCCGAGGTTGGACAGCGTTTCACCGATCTGCAGATCGATCGACAGGAACACGTTGGCCTGACCGCCGTGGATCGACGGGATGACCGAGTCCGGGAACGGGAAGGTCGGAACCAGTGGCAGCGACGTGATGATGTCCGGGGTCGCCTCCCCCAGCTGCTGCAGCGTCGGCCGCAGCGCCCGCAGGTCGGTGATCAGGTCGTCCTTCGACTGGTTGATCACGTCGGCGCCCACCGATCCGAGCCGATCGACCTGCTGCAGCATCTCGATCAGCTGAGGACGCTGCTCGGCGAGGATCTCCACGCCCTGCGGCAGCTCATCGAGAATCTTCTCGAGTTTCACGGTCTGGTCGCCGACCCGGCCACTCAGGGTATCGAGGCCGTCGAGGGCACGCGTGATGGACTCGCGCTGTTCCTCGAGCCCGGCGATCAACGTATTCGCCTGCTCGAGCAGACCGCGCACCTTCAGCTCGCGACCATCGAACGCCTGCTCGAGCTCAGAGACGATGGGCTGGAGCTGCGCGACACCACCGCCGTTGAGCAACAGCGACATCGCGCCCAGCACCTGCTCGATATCCGTGGCGTGCCT
Protein-coding sequences here:
- a CDS encoding MCE family protein → MRAWAVAAGACVVALTATACGSGGIYSIPLPGGADIGDDPIRLRIEFEDVLDLVPQSTVKVDGVAVGRVESIGVAPDGWTAQVDTVLNQSVSLPANAIAEVQQSNLLGEKFIAIAAPAQDPSAERLASGDTIGIDRTRHATDIEQVLGAMSLLLNGGGVAQLQPIVSELEQAFDGRELKVRGLLEQANTLIAGLEEQRESITRALDGLDTLSGRVGDQTVKLEKILDELPQGVEILAEQRPQLIEMLQQVDRLGSVGADVINQSKDDLITDLRALRPTLQQLGEATPDIITSLPLVPTFPFPDSVIPSIHGGQANVFLSIDLQIGETLSNLGVGQGDPVYYPPKYGPPVPVNPDNPYYNGNGPTPGWPTVSLLPIPPIVPNPVPAPGAAVSAPLNAPSNPFDAFLKQLGVGE